From Pseudorasbora parva isolate DD20220531a chromosome 25, ASM2467924v1, whole genome shotgun sequence, one genomic window encodes:
- the mafb gene encoding transcription factor Maf: protein MASELAMSSSDLPTSPLAMEYVNDFDLMKFEVKKEPVEPDRSISQCSRLIAGGSLSSTPMSTPCSSVPPSPSFSAPSPGSGSEQKAHLEDFYWMTGYQQQLNPEALGFSPEDAVEALINSSHQLQSFDGYARGQQFSSAAGPGGAMAGEEMGSAAAVVSAVIAAAAAQNGAPHHHHHHHHHPAGHHAAPGVQSNGNSVGHPHMHLDDRFSDEQLVTMSVRELNRQLRGVSKEEVIRLKQKRRTLKNRGYAQSCRYKRVQQRHVLEGEKTQLMQQVDHLKQEISRLVRERDAYKEKYEKLISSGFRENGSSSDNNPSSPEFFMTSRKFLHL, encoded by the coding sequence ATGGCATCAGAACTGGCAATGAGCAGCTCCGACCTGCCCACCAGTCCCCTGGCCATGGAATATGTTAATGACTTCGatctgatgaagtttgaagtgaaAAAGGAGCCGGTGGAGCCCGATCGCAGCATCAGCCAGTGCAGCCGCCTGATCGCCGGGGGATCCCTGTCTTCCACCCCGATGAGCACGCCTTGCAGCTCGGTTCCCCCTTCCCCAAGCTTCTCGGCGCCCAGTCCGGGCTCCGGGAGCGAGCAGAAGGCGCACCTGGAGGATTTTTACTGGATGACCGGCTACCAACAGCAGCTCAACCCGGAGGCTTTGGGCTTCAGCCCCGAGGACGCAGTGGAGGCGCTGATCAACAGCAGTCACCAGCTCCAGAGCTTCGACGGCTATGCTAGAGGGCAGCAGTTCAGCAGCGCAGCCGGGCCAGGAGGCGCCATGGCCGGCGAGGAGATGGGATCCGCCGCCGCGGTGGTCTCCGCGGTCATCGCCGCCGCCGCAGCCCAGAACGGCGCGCcgcaccaccaccaccatcaccaccaccacccgGCCGGCCACCACGCGGCGCCCGGGGTGCAATCCAACGGCAACTCCGTCGGACATCCGCACATGCACCTGGACGATCGCTTCTCGGACGAACAGCTGGTGACCATGTCCGTACGCGAGCTCAACCGACAGCTCCGCGGGGTCAGCAAAGAGGAGGTCATCCGGCTCAAACAGAAGAGGAGAACCCTCAAAAACAGAGGCTACGCGCAGTCGTGCCGCTACAAGCGGGTCCAGCAGAGGCACGTCCTGGAGGGCGAGAAGACCCAGCTCATGCAGCAGGTGGACCACCTCAAGCAGGAGATCTCCAGACTGGTGCGCGAACGGGACGCGTACAAAGAGAAGTACGAGAAGCTCATCAGCAGCGGCTTCCGAGAAAACGGCTCGAGCAGCGACAACAACCCGTCGTCCCCGGAGTTTTTCAT